One region of Streptomyces sp. NBC_00442 genomic DNA includes:
- a CDS encoding DUF1707 and FHA domain-containing protein: protein MTPSFEFRTSSAPARLSDAERDRVLDVLREGAAEGKLSQDTFLRRMDIALAARRPDELAALTVDLESRGRWAKAVFGAVGRVSEFSVSLRRAWQSERLPKLLFPAPGPYPLRIGRDPANGLRLSHETVSRVHAELVFQSGAWQLRDLGSTNGTCVNGRRVTGVVEVADGDQVSFGRMAFRLATH, encoded by the coding sequence GTGACGCCCTCTTTTGAATTCCGGACCTCCTCGGCGCCCGCGCGGCTCTCCGACGCGGAACGCGACCGGGTCCTGGACGTGCTGCGCGAGGGCGCCGCCGAGGGCAAGCTGTCTCAGGACACGTTCCTGCGGCGGATGGACATCGCCCTGGCCGCCCGCAGGCCCGACGAACTGGCCGCGCTCACCGTCGACTTGGAGAGCCGGGGCCGGTGGGCGAAGGCGGTGTTCGGCGCGGTCGGCCGGGTGTCGGAATTCTCCGTCTCGCTGCGCAGGGCCTGGCAGTCGGAGCGTCTGCCCAAACTCCTCTTCCCCGCGCCCGGCCCCTATCCGCTGCGGATCGGCCGGGACCCCGCCAACGGGCTCCGCCTGAGCCACGAAACGGTGTCGCGGGTGCACGCGGAGCTCGTCTTCCAGTCGGGGGCCTGGCAGTTGCGCGACCTCGGGTCCACCAACGGGACCTGCGTCAACGGGCGCCGGGTGACGGGAGTGGTGGAGGTGGCCGACGGAGACCAGGTCAGTTTCGGCCGGATGGCCTTCCGGCTCGCCACGCACTGA
- a CDS encoding LysR family transcriptional regulator, with the protein MEYFVTVVEEVSFTRAAELLHVTQPALSHQIKALEKSVGGELLERLPRGVRLTPMGRAFLPHARLAVRSALQARRAARAAAGAEGGELHIACVHSVAVGVLPEAFARWRRTHPGVRLLLHEYAGTEALEEALERGAADLAVGPPPQHWEGPVVRVGEEEIALVVAFDDPLAGRTSVRLEEFADHAWVRCAMEPVIEGRPFLDLVCGRAGFTPRTVVRTEHTSTAVRMAAAGVGVVAVPTHVVRGGIGEDCVVLSVEPSWKRDLTVFSRVELAGAAAAFTELLRRSTPYGAAGLSPVRPNADRDRAAEVVR; encoded by the coding sequence ATGGAGTACTTCGTCACGGTGGTGGAGGAGGTGTCGTTCACCCGGGCCGCCGAACTGCTGCACGTCACCCAGCCCGCGCTGTCCCACCAGATCAAGGCGCTGGAGAAGTCCGTCGGAGGCGAACTCCTGGAACGGCTGCCGCGCGGTGTGCGGCTCACCCCCATGGGCCGCGCGTTCCTGCCGCACGCCCGGCTCGCGGTGCGCAGCGCCCTCCAGGCCCGGCGCGCCGCCCGCGCGGCGGCCGGCGCCGAGGGCGGCGAACTGCACATCGCCTGTGTGCACTCGGTGGCCGTGGGCGTGCTGCCCGAGGCGTTCGCCCGCTGGCGGCGCACCCATCCCGGTGTGCGGCTGCTCCTCCACGAGTACGCCGGCACCGAGGCGCTGGAGGAGGCGCTCGAACGCGGCGCCGCCGACCTGGCCGTCGGGCCGCCGCCGCAGCACTGGGAGGGCCCCGTGGTGCGCGTCGGAGAGGAGGAGATCGCGCTCGTCGTCGCCTTCGACGACCCCCTGGCCGGCCGCACATCGGTGCGTCTTGAAGAGTTCGCGGACCACGCCTGGGTGCGATGCGCGATGGAGCCCGTCATCGAGGGGCGGCCCTTCCTCGACCTGGTCTGCGGCCGCGCCGGCTTCACCCCGCGCACCGTCGTGCGGACCGAGCACACCTCGACGGCGGTGCGCATGGCGGCCGCCGGGGTCGGCGTCGTCGCGGTGCCCACCCATGTCGTGCGCGGCGGCATCGGCGAGGACTGCGTGGTGCTCTCGGTCGAACCGTCGTGGAAGCGCGACCTGACGGTGTTCTCGCGGGTCGAGCTGGCCGGCGCCGCGGCCGCCTTCACCGAACTGCTCCGCAGGTCAACGCCGTACGGCGCGGCCGGCCTCTCACCCGTACGGCCGAACGCCGATCGCGACCGCGCCGCGGAAGTGGTCCGCTGA
- a CDS encoding cytochrome P450: MTTVEPADAAAPAFSPRALSLLGPAARSDPYAFYRTLREEHPLLWDARLGAWLVGRYADVAPALGDPGLAGARRGFCCGSGAVRCAQEYAAPESAFALLREVCARTAYVLARRLAGREETDLVEEFCRWLPTGTIAAATGLSYGAVMGRCGPVAARSRAEAPAAVDVGRRRGGTGVALLAARSAGQAVLTGRALASLMANLLDNPEQLELVKAVPALIGQAWEESLRRNPPVHAVLRRAARDRALSGGVVPAGAPVALLVGAANRDPDRFADPDRFDLHRTAPGGLASGPAGCPAARVAELQAECAVSALLTAMPGLRRADGFDPAESGLLTRAPRLLLVRPS; this comes from the coding sequence ATGACGACCGTCGAGCCGGCCGACGCAGCGGCTCCCGCCTTCTCCCCGAGGGCGCTCTCGCTGCTCGGCCCCGCCGCCCGCAGCGACCCGTACGCCTTCTACCGGACCCTGCGCGAGGAGCACCCCCTGCTGTGGGACGCGAGGCTCGGAGCCTGGCTGGTCGGACGGTACGCCGACGTGGCCCCCGCCCTCGGCGACCCCGGCCTCGCCGGAGCCCGCCGCGGCTTCTGCTGCGGGTCCGGTGCGGTGCGCTGCGCCCAGGAGTACGCCGCGCCAGAGAGCGCCTTCGCGCTGCTGCGCGAGGTGTGCGCCCGCACCGCGTACGTGCTGGCCCGTCGCCTGGCCGGGCGCGAGGAGACGGACCTCGTCGAGGAGTTCTGCCGCTGGCTGCCGACCGGGACCATAGCCGCCGCGACCGGCCTCTCCTACGGGGCGGTCATGGGCCGCTGCGGCCCGGTTGCGGCCCGTAGCCGCGCGGAGGCACCCGCCGCCGTCGACGTGGGGCGGCGCCGGGGCGGCACCGGGGTGGCGCTGCTCGCCGCACGCTCCGCCGGGCAGGCGGTCCTCACCGGTCGGGCCCTCGCCTCGCTCATGGCCAACCTCCTTGACAATCCGGAGCAGTTGGAGCTCGTCAAGGCGGTGCCCGCGCTGATCGGGCAGGCGTGGGAGGAATCGCTGCGGCGCAATCCGCCCGTCCACGCGGTGCTGCGCAGGGCCGCCCGTGACCGTGCCCTGTCCGGCGGTGTCGTCCCGGCCGGGGCGCCGGTCGCCCTGCTCGTCGGGGCCGCCAACCGCGACCCCGACCGGTTCGCCGACCCCGACCGCTTCGACCTGCACCGCACCGCACCCGGAGGACTGGCCTCCGGGCCCGCCGGCTGTCCGGCCGCGCGGGTCGCCGAACTTCAGGCCGAGTGTGCCGTGAGCGCCCTGCTCACCGCGATGCCCGGCCTTCGCCGGGCCGACGGGTTCGATCCGGCCGAGAGCGGGCTGCTCACCCGGGCCCCTCGCCTTCTTCTGGTTCGACCCTCCTGA
- the lpdA gene encoding dihydrolipoyl dehydrogenase: MTDSVTHDPTPGLSDHPTRGASDDRVADVIVIGGGTGGYSTALRAAALGLKVVLAERDKVGGTCLHRGCIPSKAMLHAAELVDGIAEARERWGVKASVDSIDWQALVATRDDIVSRNHKGVEGHLSHANVEVLRGGARLTGPRSVHVEGHGTVVARRGIVLATGSRPRMLPGLAADGHRVVTSDDALFAPGLPRSVLVLGGGAIGVEYASFHRSMGAEVTLVEAADRLVPLEDADVSRHLTRGLKKRGIDVQCGARFLDAAVLGDGVRASVRTSRGEIRAVEAERLLVAVGRTPVTDGLGLAAAGLAPDERGFVAPADWSRLETAVPGIHVVGDLLPPPSLGLAHASFAEGLLVAETLAGVASAPVDYAAVPRVTYSSPQTASVGLTEADARNRGHDVVVNTMPLTAVAKGMVHGQGGVVKVVAQRAGQVLGVHLVGPNVSEMIAESQLIVGWDAEPADVARHIHAHPTLSEAVGETFLTLAGRGLHQS, translated from the coding sequence ATGACGGACAGCGTGACCCACGACCCGACGCCCGGCCTGAGCGACCACCCGACGCGCGGTGCGAGCGACGACCGGGTGGCCGATGTGATCGTGATCGGCGGCGGCACCGGCGGGTACTCCACCGCCCTGCGCGCCGCCGCGCTCGGCCTGAAGGTCGTGCTCGCCGAGCGCGACAAGGTCGGCGGGACGTGCCTGCACCGCGGCTGCATCCCCAGCAAGGCGATGCTGCACGCCGCCGAGCTGGTGGACGGGATAGCCGAGGCCCGCGAACGCTGGGGAGTGAAGGCGAGCGTGGACTCCATCGACTGGCAGGCGCTGGTGGCGACGCGGGACGACATCGTCTCCCGCAACCACAAGGGCGTCGAGGGCCATCTGTCGCACGCGAACGTCGAAGTGCTGCGCGGCGGGGCCCGGTTGACGGGTCCCCGGAGCGTCCATGTGGAGGGCCACGGGACCGTGGTCGCCCGGCGCGGCATCGTGCTCGCCACCGGTTCACGCCCGCGGATGCTGCCGGGCCTCGCGGCGGACGGACATCGCGTGGTGACCAGCGACGACGCGCTGTTCGCGCCGGGACTCCCCCGGTCGGTGCTGGTGCTCGGCGGCGGCGCGATCGGTGTCGAGTACGCCTCCTTCCACCGGTCGATGGGAGCCGAGGTCACCCTGGTCGAGGCCGCCGACCGGCTGGTGCCGCTCGAAGACGCCGATGTCAGCCGGCACCTGACCCGCGGCCTCAAGAAGCGTGGCATCGATGTGCAGTGCGGCGCCCGGTTCCTGGACGCGGCCGTCCTGGGGGACGGTGTACGGGCGTCGGTGCGCACCTCGCGCGGCGAGATCCGCGCCGTCGAGGCGGAGCGCCTCCTGGTCGCGGTGGGCCGCACGCCGGTCACCGACGGCCTCGGCCTGGCCGCGGCCGGACTCGCCCCGGACGAGCGGGGGTTCGTCGCCCCGGCCGACTGGTCGCGGCTCGAAACCGCGGTACCCGGCATCCATGTGGTGGGCGATCTGCTGCCGCCGCCCTCGCTCGGTCTGGCCCACGCCTCTTTCGCCGAGGGGCTGTTGGTCGCCGAGACGCTGGCCGGGGTGGCCTCGGCGCCGGTCGACTACGCGGCGGTACCCCGGGTCACGTACTCCTCGCCGCAGACCGCGTCGGTGGGTCTGACCGAGGCCGACGCACGCAACCGCGGACACGACGTCGTCGTCAACACCATGCCGTTGACCGCCGTCGCCAAGGGCATGGTGCACGGGCAGGGCGGCGTGGTGAAGGTGGTGGCGCAACGGGCCGGGCAGGTCCTCGGTGTCCATCTCGTCGGTCCGAACGTGTCCGAGATGATCGCGGAGAGCCAGCTGATCGTGGGCTGGGACGCCGAGCCCGCGGACGTGGCCCGCCACATCCACGCCCACCCCACGCTCTCGGAGGCCGTCGGTGAAACCTTCCTCACCCTGGCCGGGCGGGGCCTGCACCAGAGTTGA